The following proteins come from a genomic window of Elusimicrobiota bacterium:
- the gmk gene encoding guanylate kinase produces the protein MNESNTGILVVISAPLGVGKTTLCRALLDRHPEAQLGVSCTSRPPRPREVDGHDFYFISAEEFRRRARAGDFLEWVNIGGHLFGTPKKPVLDHLQTGRDVILNLDVRGAASVKESYPEAVSVFVFPPTWSALADRLSKQGTGWDNGPVAEHLNAARRDAKAADKSDYFVVNEEMVNAAEDLSAILRAERRRANHARGDLARFLKSPFPTV, from the coding sequence ATGAACGAATCCAACACAGGGATTCTGGTGGTCATTTCCGCGCCCTTGGGCGTCGGGAAGACCACCCTGTGCCGGGCCCTTTTGGACCGCCACCCCGAGGCCCAGTTGGGCGTTTCCTGCACCAGCCGTCCCCCCCGCCCCCGGGAAGTCGACGGCCACGATTTTTATTTCATTTCCGCGGAAGAGTTTCGCCGCCGGGCGCGCGCCGGGGATTTTTTGGAGTGGGTGAACATCGGCGGCCATCTTTTTGGCACGCCCAAGAAACCGGTCTTGGACCATCTCCAGACGGGGCGCGACGTGATTTTAAACCTCGATGTGCGCGGCGCGGCGTCGGTCAAGGAATCTTATCCGGAGGCCGTGAGCGTTTTCGTCTTTCCCCCGACCTGGTCCGCCCTGGCGGACCGCTTGTCCAAACAAGGGACCGGGTGGGACAACGGTCCGGTGGCGGAACACCTCAACGCGGCGCGGCGCGACGCCAAAGCCGCCGACAAGAGCGACTATTTTGTCGTCAACGAAGAAATGGTGAACGCCGCCGAGGATCTCTCCGCGATTCTCCGCGCCGAACGTCGGCGCGCGAACCACGCGCGCGGCGACCTCGCGCGGTTTCTCAAAAGTCCTTTCCCCACGGTTTGA
- the tadA gene encoding Flp pilus assembly complex ATPase component TadA, with amino-acid sequence MAQRASSNRKTIKDILAGQNLISPVDMAKAEAEAEKTKRPLQQVVVDLGFVDKLSVLQAIAAEWEVQPVLFDDVVVDGRVAKLISDAMARKHNVLPFLREDGIILLAMADPRDPLLLEDVRAKTGEEVRPFLAMPGDIEKELDRIYGTALDHDEAGGGEGDGHDAVERKTQEMLGDLLDGVDDIDELTKKTDLMEVDASAPEVERIVNAIILAAMQIKASDIHIEPFEDPAGKKNRIVVRFRVDGFLKEAPFRIPWSYRNAIIAKIKILTASMNLTERRIPQSGRIEVMAKGRPIEFRVETIPTVYGESASLRLLDRKSVQVDIHKLGFLDDILERLLDQLKGIGGKKNYGMILVTGPTGSGKTTTLYACLNHVNRPDIRVITAENPVEYNIDGIIQVAVNPDITLAKDRVFNFATALRSFLRLDPDVIMVGEVRDKETATIAMEAAMTGHLVLSTIHTNDAASTVSRLAEMGPPAYLVASTLKCVLAQRLCRLICPDCKAPAPLTADEREIFRLNGFELTEETTIYKGAGCKACSGTGLRGRLGIHELLIMDETVRRVALSDLTADSIRNAAIYHSPQRMRTMVQDGLIKVLQGLTTINEVLGVSTEKAS; translated from the coding sequence ATGGCACAACGCGCGTCCAGCAACCGGAAAACGATAAAAGACATCCTGGCCGGTCAGAATTTGATATCCCCCGTGGACATGGCCAAGGCCGAGGCCGAAGCGGAAAAAACAAAACGGCCCCTCCAGCAAGTGGTTGTGGATTTAGGTTTTGTGGACAAACTCAGCGTGTTGCAGGCCATCGCCGCCGAATGGGAAGTCCAGCCGGTTCTGTTTGACGATGTCGTGGTGGACGGCCGGGTCGCCAAGCTGATCAGCGACGCCATGGCGCGAAAACACAATGTTTTGCCTTTTTTGCGGGAGGACGGCATCATCCTTCTTGCCATGGCGGACCCCCGCGACCCCCTCCTTTTGGAAGACGTTCGGGCCAAGACCGGTGAGGAGGTCCGCCCCTTTTTGGCCATGCCCGGGGACATTGAAAAGGAACTGGACCGAATCTACGGCACGGCCCTCGACCACGACGAGGCGGGCGGCGGGGAAGGGGACGGCCACGACGCCGTGGAGCGGAAAACCCAGGAAATGTTGGGCGACCTCCTGGACGGTGTCGATGACATCGACGAGCTGACAAAGAAAACCGACCTCATGGAGGTCGACGCCTCCGCGCCCGAAGTCGAGCGCATCGTCAACGCCATCATCTTGGCCGCCATGCAAATCAAGGCGTCCGATATCCACATCGAACCCTTTGAAGATCCCGCCGGCAAAAAGAACCGCATCGTCGTCCGTTTCCGCGTGGATGGATTTTTGAAGGAGGCCCCTTTTCGGATCCCCTGGAGCTACCGGAACGCCATCATCGCCAAAATCAAGATATTGACCGCTTCGATGAACTTGACCGAACGGCGCATTCCCCAATCGGGACGGATCGAGGTGATGGCCAAGGGGCGGCCCATCGAATTCCGCGTTGAAACCATTCCGACCGTTTACGGGGAATCCGCCAGTTTGCGGCTTCTCGACCGCAAATCCGTTCAGGTGGACATTCACAAACTGGGTTTTTTGGACGACATCCTCGAACGCTTGCTGGACCAGCTCAAGGGCATCGGCGGGAAAAAGAACTACGGCATGATCCTGGTCACCGGACCGACGGGCTCGGGGAAAACCACCACCCTGTACGCCTGTTTGAACCACGTGAACCGGCCCGACATCCGGGTCATCACCGCCGAAAACCCCGTCGAGTACAACATCGACGGGATCATCCAAGTCGCGGTTAACCCGGACATCACGCTGGCCAAGGACCGGGTCTTCAATTTCGCCACGGCCCTGCGGTCTTTCCTGCGGTTGGACCCCGACGTCATCATGGTGGGCGAGGTGCGCGACAAAGAAACCGCGACCATCGCCATGGAGGCGGCCATGACCGGCCACTTGGTGCTGTCCACCATCCACACCAACGACGCGGCCTCGACGGTGTCGCGGTTGGCCGAAATGGGCCCCCCCGCCTACCTCGTGGCCAGCACGTTGAAATGTGTGTTGGCGCAACGCCTGTGCCGGCTGATTTGCCCGGATTGCAAGGCGCCCGCGCCGCTGACCGCCGATGAACGCGAGATTTTCCGGCTGAATGGATTTGAATTGACCGAGGAAACAACGATTTACAAGGGCGCCGGTTGCAAGGCGTGCAGCGGCACCGGCCTTCGGGGACGGCTCGGCATACACGAGCTTTTGATTATGGATGAAACCGTCCGCCGGGTGGCCCTGTCGGACCTGACGGCGGACAGTATTCGCAACGCCGCTATTTACCATTCGCCCCAACGCATGCGAACCATGGTGCAAGACGGTCTCATCAAGGTCCTTCAGGGCCTCACCACCATTAACGAGGTGTTGGGCGTGTCCACCGAAAAGGCCAGCTGA
- a CDS encoding DEAD/DEAH box helicase, which translates to MTFHNLSLHADLLRAVDALGWTEPTPIQRQAIPPILEGRDVLGAAQTGSGKTGAFALPILDHLLRRPGRGPRVLVLVPTRELATQVDQTFVEASRFTPFKVATIMGGVGYDQQRRAVSNGAEVLVATPGRLLDHLENRAFTLDSVDHLVLDEADRMLDMGFLPDIKAIVHRVPKNRQTLLFSATLVPEVERVAAFTLVDPVRVEVARPATVAEGISQVLYPIVQEQKADLLLALLRTTEMRSVLVFTRTKDRADRVAAKLEGEGFRAEILHSNRTQSERTQAMENFRHARSQILVATDIAARGIDIKGISHVINYDVPQHPEDYVHRVGRTARAYGVGDAITLMDPLEQIHVTDIERFTGLIFPRAMLPNFAYKVTPKLQAPTVTRTAWDRVWSRGHTSAFRRRR; encoded by the coding sequence ATGACATTTCACAATCTTTCTCTGCACGCCGACTTGCTTCGCGCCGTTGACGCCCTGGGTTGGACGGAGCCCACGCCCATTCAGCGGCAAGCCATCCCTCCCATATTGGAAGGGCGGGACGTGTTGGGCGCCGCCCAAACGGGCAGCGGAAAGACGGGCGCTTTTGCCCTTCCGATTTTGGACCATCTTCTGAGGCGGCCCGGCCGGGGCCCCCGGGTGTTGGTTCTCGTCCCCACGCGGGAGTTGGCCACCCAAGTGGACCAAACGTTTGTGGAGGCCAGCCGGTTCACGCCTTTCAAAGTCGCCACCATCATGGGCGGCGTGGGTTACGACCAACAGCGGCGCGCCGTGTCCAACGGGGCCGAGGTCCTGGTGGCGACCCCCGGTCGTTTGTTGGACCACTTGGAAAACCGGGCTTTCACCCTGGACTCGGTCGATCACCTTGTTCTGGACGAGGCGGACCGCATGTTGGACATGGGCTTTCTCCCCGACATCAAAGCCATCGTCCACCGGGTTCCCAAAAATCGTCAAACGCTTTTGTTTTCCGCCACGTTGGTCCCCGAGGTGGAGCGCGTCGCCGCTTTCACGCTTGTCGATCCGGTCCGCGTGGAGGTGGCGCGTCCCGCCACGGTGGCCGAGGGCATCAGCCAAGTTCTTTACCCGATCGTGCAGGAACAGAAGGCGGATTTGCTCTTGGCCCTGTTGCGGACCACCGAAATGCGATCCGTTTTGGTTTTCACCCGCACCAAGGACCGCGCCGACCGCGTGGCGGCGAAACTGGAAGGGGAAGGTTTTCGGGCCGAGATCCTCCATTCCAACCGCACCCAATCCGAGCGCACCCAGGCCATGGAGAATTTCCGCCACGCGCGATCTCAAATCCTTGTGGCGACCGATATCGCCGCTCGGGGCATCGATATCAAGGGCATTTCCCACGTCATCAATTACGATGTGCCCCAACACCCCGAGGATTACGTCCACCGGGTGGGCCGCACCGCCCGGGCCTACGGCGTGGGCGACGCCATCACGCTCATGGACCCTCTGGAACAGATCCACGTAACGGACATTGAACGGTTCACCGGCCTGATTTTTCCGCGGGCCATGCTGCCCAATTTCGCCTATAAGGTGACTCCCAAACTCCAAGCCCCGACCGTCACACGGACGGCCTGGGACAGGGTCTGGAGCCGCGGCCACACCAGCGCCTTCCGGCGCCGTCGTTAA
- a CDS encoding DUF3131 domain-containing protein has protein sequence MKRAIAFFLAGGLMVSTAGAAPPDRRLSGSDRRYLSGVYKDTWRCLAHFVSPATGLPYDSSRRLPSTSTTNIGLYMAAVAVAAETRLIRREEAIERLERALAALEKIETFLGGFPVTWVHVDTLLPTENQFSTVDHLSNLCGGLLTVKGLFPELAARIDKRLLPMEWGRLYDENKGWYRGGWRRDVQDFDVQQKGWEWYYSFLGADTRFGYFLGTARRLVPVEAWMVLNAGRETRNGQSYFVPGWQGGGLFMQTISGLFLDERDTVLGRSAADFAWAQIVHARKIKAPVWGWSASESADGSEYLGWDRILDAVVTPHAAGLASVYYPARAAANLRALEKMGGRSPWRGDGGRRDFGFRDSVNWRTKEAAPHYLCLDQALLFLSLANLLHDGVVWRAVASDGLVQRGLKEIPFYAERDGAHLKMYAERDRGGGRD, from the coding sequence GTGAAGCGGGCGATCGCCTTTTTTCTGGCCGGCGGGCTGATGGTTTCGACGGCCGGGGCCGCCCCCCCCGATCGACGCCTGTCCGGATCCGATCGGCGCTACCTCTCCGGGGTTTACAAAGACACCTGGCGCTGTCTCGCCCATTTCGTCAGCCCCGCGACGGGGTTGCCCTACGATTCCAGCCGGCGACTTCCTTCCACTTCCACCACCAACATCGGTCTCTACATGGCCGCCGTCGCCGTGGCGGCCGAAACGCGCCTGATTCGTCGGGAGGAGGCCATCGAACGGTTGGAGCGCGCGCTCGCGGCCCTGGAGAAAATTGAAACCTTCCTCGGTGGTTTTCCGGTGACCTGGGTCCACGTCGACACGTTGCTCCCGACCGAGAATCAGTTTTCAACGGTCGACCACCTGTCCAATTTGTGCGGCGGGCTTTTGACGGTCAAGGGGCTTTTCCCCGAATTGGCCGCCCGGATCGACAAACGGCTTTTGCCCATGGAGTGGGGCCGGTTGTACGATGAAAACAAGGGGTGGTACCGGGGCGGTTGGCGGCGCGACGTCCAGGATTTTGATGTTCAGCAGAAAGGGTGGGAGTGGTATTACAGCTTCCTGGGGGCCGACACGCGCTTCGGGTATTTCCTCGGGACCGCGCGGCGTCTCGTCCCCGTCGAAGCCTGGATGGTGTTGAACGCGGGGCGGGAGACCCGGAACGGTCAGTCCTATTTCGTCCCCGGATGGCAAGGGGGCGGCCTTTTTATGCAGACGATTTCGGGGTTGTTCCTCGACGAGCGCGACACCGTTCTGGGACGGTCCGCCGCCGATTTTGCCTGGGCCCAAATCGTTCACGCGCGGAAAATCAAGGCCCCGGTGTGGGGGTGGTCGGCCTCGGAGAGCGCCGATGGAAGCGAATATTTGGGGTGGGACCGCATTTTGGACGCGGTGGTGACCCCGCACGCCGCGGGGTTGGCTTCGGTTTATTACCCGGCGCGGGCGGCCGCCAATCTGCGGGCCCTCGAGAAAATGGGGGGACGGTCTCCCTGGCGGGGCGACGGCGGTCGACGGGATTTCGGTTTCCGCGACAGCGTGAATTGGCGGACCAAGGAAGCGGCGCCGCACTATCTGTGCCTGGACCAGGCCCTGTTGTTTTTGTCCCTGGCCAATTTGCTGCACGACGGCGTTGTTTGGCGGGCCGTCGCCAGCGATGGGTTGGTTCAGCGCGGGCTCAAAGAAATCCCGTTTTACGCGGAACGGGACGGCGCGCACCTCAAAATGTACGCCGAACGCGACCGCGGCGGCGGACGCGATTGA
- the serS gene encoding serine--tRNA ligase: MLDLKFLRQNTDEARRGLSGRSPRYAQALDALLAADADWRAAQAEVEPLRARRNRAADEVGRLKREKGDATALLKEMEELKGRLKAAEDKVAALELRVQEQLLEIPNLPHSSVPAGADATANREIRRVGAPPAFDFKPRDHQTLGETLGLFDFARAAKLSGARFALLTGVGAKLERALINFMLDLHAAHGYTEVFPPFLVTRQTMTGTGQLPKFAEELYALPADDLFLIPTAEVPLTNLYRDEVLEADRLPKALCAHTACFRREAGSYGKDTRGLIRNHQFNKVELVRFVRPEDTLSELETLTAHAEAVLKKLELPYRVMALCAGDLGFSAAKTYDLEVWLPGEENGRGAYREISSCSTFTDFQARRIGVRYKAADGARGLVHTLNGSGVAVGRTVAAILENYQRADGTIDVPAALRPYLGRDRLDDCPAL, encoded by the coding sequence ATGTTGGATCTCAAATTTCTCCGGCAAAACACCGACGAAGCGCGGCGCGGCCTTTCCGGCCGATCGCCACGCTACGCCCAGGCGCTGGACGCGCTGTTGGCGGCGGACGCCGATTGGCGCGCCGCCCAGGCGGAGGTGGAACCCCTGCGGGCCCGCCGGAACAGGGCGGCGGACGAGGTGGGGCGGTTAAAACGCGAAAAGGGCGACGCGACGGCTCTGCTCAAGGAGATGGAGGAGCTGAAAGGACGCCTCAAAGCCGCGGAGGACAAGGTCGCCGCCCTGGAGCTGCGGGTGCAGGAACAGCTTTTGGAGATTCCGAACCTGCCGCATTCTTCCGTGCCGGCCGGAGCGGACGCGACGGCCAACCGGGAGATTCGTCGGGTCGGCGCGCCCCCCGCGTTTGATTTCAAACCCCGGGACCACCAAACGCTCGGGGAAACCCTGGGGCTTTTTGATTTCGCCCGCGCGGCCAAACTCTCCGGAGCGCGGTTCGCCCTGCTCACGGGCGTGGGCGCGAAATTGGAACGGGCGCTGATCAATTTCATGCTGGACCTCCACGCCGCGCACGGCTACACCGAAGTGTTCCCCCCCTTTCTGGTCACCCGCCAGACCATGACCGGCACCGGGCAGTTGCCCAAATTCGCCGAAGAGCTTTACGCCCTTCCGGCCGACGATTTGTTCCTGATCCCCACCGCCGAAGTGCCGTTGACCAACCTCTACCGGGACGAGGTCCTCGAGGCCGACCGCCTGCCCAAAGCGCTCTGCGCGCACACGGCCTGTTTCCGTCGCGAAGCCGGCAGTTACGGCAAAGACACCCGGGGCCTCATTCGGAACCATCAATTCAACAAAGTCGAGCTCGTCCGCTTTGTCCGGCCGGAGGACACCTTGTCGGAACTCGAAACGTTGACGGCCCACGCCGAAGCGGTTTTAAAAAAATTGGAACTTCCCTACCGGGTCATGGCGCTCTGCGCGGGGGACCTGGGTTTCTCCGCCGCCAAAACCTACGATCTCGAAGTGTGGTTGCCCGGGGAAGAAAACGGGCGCGGCGCCTACCGGGAGATTTCGTCTTGCTCCACGTTCACGGATTTTCAAGCGCGGCGCATCGGGGTCCGGTACAAAGCCGCCGACGGCGCGCGGGGGCTTGTCCACACGCTGAACGGGTCGGGCGTGGCGGTCGGGCGGACCGTGGCGGCGATTTTGGAAAATTATCAAAGGGCGGACGGCACCATCGACGTGCCCGCCGCTTTGCGGCCTTATCTCGGTCGGGACCGATTGGACGATTGTCCGGCCCTTTGA
- a CDS encoding prepilin-type N-terminal cleavage/methylation domain-containing protein, with amino-acid sequence MTQTRPGGTLKKAESRGRGFTLIELMIVVAIIGLLAAIAIPKFGGMLVRSKEAKAKARLGSLRSALNIYYSDCEGIFPATVTGVVPRYIEQVPEIEIPAPVNHGGSNVARSTLDDWASNEAYVYNSASGVLFINCSHVDSKGSTWSTF; translated from the coding sequence ATGACACAAACCAGACCGGGAGGAACCTTGAAAAAAGCCGAATCAAGAGGACGTGGGTTCACATTGATCGAACTGATGATTGTCGTGGCCATCATCGGGCTTTTGGCCGCGATCGCCATTCCCAAATTCGGCGGTATGTTGGTCCGGTCCAAGGAAGCGAAGGCGAAAGCGCGACTGGGGTCCCTGCGGAGCGCGCTCAACATTTATTACTCGGATTGCGAGGGCATTTTCCCCGCAACGGTAACCGGCGTTGTTCCCCGCTACATCGAACAGGTCCCCGAAATTGAGATTCCCGCCCCGGTCAACCACGGCGGCAGCAACGTTGCCCGATCGACGTTGGACGATTGGGCGTCCAACGAAGCCTATGTCTACAACTCCGCCTCGGGCGTGTTGTTCATCAATTGCTCGCACGTCGATTCAAAGGGCAGCACCTGGTCGACGTTTTAA
- the gyrA gene encoding DNA gyrase subunit A translates to MLDRVLPRNIEEEMKNSYINYAMSVIVGRALPDVRDGLKPVHRRILFTMDEMGLAHNKPYKKSARVVGDVMGKYHPHGDSAIYDAVVRMVQDFSLRHPLVDGQGNFGSIDADPPAAMRYTEVRLATIAQEMLGDIDKNTVDFGPNYDGSLTEPLVLPAKLPNLLINGSSGIAVGMATNIPPHNLTEVCDGAAAYIDNENITNAELLKIIKGPDFPTAAMITGREGIKNYFETGRGSITVRAKTDIEDIKGGKQAIIINELPYQVNKAQLLETIADLVRDKKIEDISDIRDESDRDGIRVVIEVKRDGNAQVVLNQLYKYTPMETSFGVIMLALVNGRPRVLSMREMLKHYVEHRREVVIRRTKYELKRAEDRAHILEGLRIAIDNLDRVIKIIRESKNVEAARNALMEKFELSKIQAQAILDMRLHQLTALERQSLEDEYKELIKTIARLKGLLADPRKILGLIKDELVEIKEKYGDKRRTQITAAAQEVEIEDLIAQEDVVVTFSHAGYVKRLPADTYRAQKRGGRGITGMTTKEEDFVEQLFVTDTHAHLLLFTTRGRAYGVRVYEIPDAGRTSRGKAVVNLVALNPDEKITSAIPVKSFDPAVIKDMSLILCTRNGQIKRTALSEYDAIRKSGIIAVGLDEGDVLVDAKLTDEKREVLIGTKNGMCIRFPAEQVRLMGRAAGGVRGIRLDKGDQVVGMEITTPGRAETLVTGCEFGYGKRTELSEYRDQNRGGGGVITIKTSDRNGTVIGIKLVTDNDDLMLMTEKGMAVRVHTRDLSVIGRNTQGYRFLRLEEGDKLSIIAPVVAEEDAGESKDPV, encoded by the coding sequence ATGCTGGACCGGGTGCTGCCCCGGAACATCGAAGAGGAGATGAAGAACTCCTACATCAATTACGCCATGAGCGTGATCGTGGGACGGGCCCTGCCCGACGTGCGCGACGGGTTGAAACCCGTGCACCGGCGAATCCTCTTCACCATGGACGAGATGGGGCTGGCCCACAACAAACCTTACAAGAAAAGCGCCCGCGTGGTCGGCGACGTCATGGGCAAATACCACCCCCACGGCGACAGCGCCATTTACGACGCCGTCGTGCGCATGGTGCAGGATTTCTCGCTCCGACACCCCCTGGTGGACGGCCAGGGCAACTTCGGGTCCATCGACGCCGACCCGCCCGCCGCCATGCGGTACACCGAAGTCCGCCTCGCCACCATCGCCCAGGAGATGCTGGGCGACATCGACAAGAACACCGTGGACTTCGGCCCCAACTACGACGGTTCTTTGACGGAACCCCTCGTGCTGCCGGCCAAGCTCCCCAATTTGTTGATCAACGGCTCGTCCGGCATCGCGGTCGGCATGGCCACCAACATCCCCCCCCACAACCTGACGGAAGTCTGCGACGGGGCGGCCGCCTACATCGACAACGAGAACATCACCAACGCGGAGTTGCTGAAGATCATCAAAGGACCGGATTTTCCCACGGCCGCCATGATCACCGGCCGCGAGGGCATCAAGAACTATTTCGAAACGGGCCGCGGGTCCATCACCGTGCGCGCCAAGACCGACATCGAGGACATCAAGGGCGGCAAGCAGGCCATCATCATCAACGAGTTGCCCTACCAAGTCAACAAGGCCCAGTTGCTCGAAACCATCGCCGACCTCGTCCGCGACAAGAAAATCGAGGACATTTCCGACATCCGGGACGAGTCCGACCGGGACGGGATCCGCGTCGTCATTGAGGTCAAACGCGACGGCAACGCCCAGGTGGTGTTGAACCAACTTTACAAGTACACCCCCATGGAGACGTCCTTCGGCGTCATCATGCTGGCGTTGGTCAACGGCCGGCCCCGGGTCCTGTCCATGCGGGAAATGCTGAAGCACTACGTCGAGCACCGCCGGGAAGTGGTGATCCGGCGCACCAAATACGAGTTGAAGCGCGCCGAAGACCGCGCCCACATCCTCGAAGGCCTGCGCATCGCCATCGACAACCTGGACCGGGTGATCAAAATCATCCGCGAGTCCAAGAACGTCGAAGCCGCCCGCAACGCCTTGATGGAAAAATTCGAGCTCTCCAAGATCCAGGCCCAGGCCATCCTCGACATGCGCCTGCATCAATTGACCGCCCTGGAGCGCCAATCCCTGGAGGACGAATACAAGGAATTGATCAAAACCATCGCGCGCCTCAAGGGCCTTTTGGCCGACCCGCGCAAGATCCTTGGCCTCATCAAAGACGAATTGGTTGAGATCAAAGAAAAATACGGCGACAAGCGTCGCACCCAAATCACGGCGGCCGCCCAGGAAGTCGAAATCGAGGACCTGATCGCCCAGGAAGACGTGGTGGTCACCTTCTCCCACGCCGGTTACGTCAAACGCCTGCCCGCCGACACCTACCGCGCCCAAAAGCGCGGCGGCAGGGGCATCACCGGGATGACGACGAAGGAGGAGGATTTCGTCGAGCAATTGTTCGTCACGGACACCCACGCCCATTTGCTCCTTTTCACCACGCGTGGCCGGGCCTACGGCGTGCGCGTCTACGAGATCCCCGATGCGGGCCGGACCTCCCGAGGCAAGGCCGTGGTCAACCTGGTGGCCTTGAACCCGGATGAAAAAATCACTTCCGCCATTCCGGTCAAGTCCTTCGACCCGGCGGTGATCAAGGACATGAGTTTGATCCTCTGCACCCGCAACGGGCAGATCAAGCGGACGGCGCTTTCGGAATACGACGCCATCCGCAAGAGCGGCATCATCGCCGTCGGGCTCGACGAAGGCGACGTGTTGGTGGACGCCAAATTGACGGACGAAAAACGCGAGGTCTTGATCGGCACCAAGAACGGCATGTGCATTCGCTTCCCCGCCGAGCAGGTGCGGCTCATGGGCCGCGCGGCGGGCGGGGTGCGCGGCATCCGCCTCGACAAGGGCGATCAGGTGGTCGGCATGGAGATCACCACCCCCGGCCGCGCCGAGACGCTGGTGACGGGGTGCGAGTTCGGCTACGGCAAGCGCACCGAATTGTCGGAGTACCGCGACCAAAACCGCGGCGGCGGGGGGGTCATCACCATCAAGACCTCGGACCGGAACGGAACCGTCATCGGCATTAAGTTGGTCACCGACAATGACGATCTCATGCTGATGACCGAAAAGGGCATGGCCGTGCGCGTTCACACGAGAGACCTGTCCGTTATCGGGCGGAACACCCAGGGATACCGCTTTCTCCGTTTGGAGGAAGGCGACAAGCTGTCGATCATCGCCCCGGTGGTGGCGGAGGAAGACGCCGGGGAAAGCAAAGACCCGGTTTAA